Proteins encoded together in one Pontiella desulfatans window:
- a CDS encoding V-type ATP synthase subunit D gives MAKIKLTKNELKTQRDALKRFSRYLPTLQLKKQQLQMEMRRLDVEILEKRDEEQEARAQLSSWIQLYSEPVDLAPYAELEELKTSHGNIAGVNIPILESLVFKHVVPNLFETDAWTDIGIETMKQLTRLRVERQILEEQHRLLGDELRTTTQRVNLFEKVKIPEAKENIRVIRIFMGDQQTAAVARSKIAKGKSA, from the coding sequence ATGGCCAAAATCAAACTAACCAAAAACGAGCTCAAGACCCAGCGCGATGCGTTGAAGCGGTTCAGTCGCTACCTGCCGACGCTCCAGCTCAAAAAGCAGCAGCTCCAGATGGAGATGCGGCGTCTCGACGTCGAAATCCTCGAAAAGCGCGACGAGGAGCAGGAGGCACGGGCCCAGCTGAGCTCATGGATCCAGCTCTATTCGGAACCGGTGGATCTCGCACCCTACGCCGAACTGGAGGAGCTCAAGACTTCGCACGGCAACATTGCGGGCGTGAACATTCCAATTCTCGAAAGCTTGGTTTTCAAGCACGTGGTTCCGAACCTGTTCGAGACGGACGCATGGACGGATATCGGCATCGAGACGATGAAGCAGCTGACCCGCCTGCGGGTCGAGCGGCAGATTCTCGAAGAGCAGCACCGGTTGCTCGGCGACGAGCTGCGCACCACGACGCAGCGCGTCAACCTTTTTGAAAAAGTGAAGATTCCGGAAGCCAAGGAAAACATTCGCGTCATCCGCATCTTCATGGGCGACCAGCAGACCGCCGCCGTTGCCCGCTCCAAAATTGCCAAAGGAAAAAGCGCATGA
- a CDS encoding V-type ATP synthase subunit I, with product MIVKMKKLTLLCTPARQEQTLDALRDLKVVHVEHVQPPDGHDLEKARNHLAHVQRAQEVLNAQPDADPTGKDPDQLVDTVWELLHREKELKESLQALEHEHERIAPFGEFDPRAFNKLNQSGVVAKLYELPTKDTPEAPDGVAITEISSSKNTIYVLAVAREEFTLPAHEVRIPDQSHSELHRHIEKTKKALEANAAAFQKYAGDKKLVDEIVDKATDEVRYQEVQKGMGAQASIIYLQGFYPVDREDDIATAAAEHGWGYTFEEVGDDEQPPTLLRNPKWVKPIQAVLDVIGVVPGYKELDVSALFLIFLSIFFAFLIGDAGYGLLFIGLTVFGKVKSKGNAAAQPGLNLLLIMSTCCVIFGALTGNYFGIPTDSLPAPLQLLVSDFMTGMQADTGLRDANVSANNIMFICFVIGAVHITIAHTWNFIRKINSFACLSDLGWILSTWGLFFLVLEMVIGVDAIPVPMMPKPVLGGLVGTGAGLILISLLASKAYFGLVTLALDLINNFVDIISYVRLYAVGAASLAIAVAFNEMALGIGFKGLGSIGAALILFLGHGLNIILCAMGILVHGIRLNTLEFSGHAGVEWGGIHYNPFKKKNETLN from the coding sequence ATGATCGTTAAGATGAAAAAACTGACGCTCCTGTGCACCCCGGCCCGGCAGGAGCAGACCCTGGATGCCCTGCGCGACCTGAAGGTGGTTCACGTCGAGCACGTGCAGCCCCCCGATGGGCACGACTTGGAAAAGGCGCGCAACCACCTCGCCCATGTACAACGGGCGCAGGAGGTGTTGAACGCCCAACCGGACGCCGACCCGACCGGCAAGGATCCGGACCAGCTGGTCGACACGGTCTGGGAACTGCTGCACCGGGAAAAGGAACTGAAGGAATCCCTTCAGGCCCTCGAACACGAACACGAGCGAATTGCCCCGTTCGGCGAATTCGATCCACGCGCGTTCAACAAACTCAACCAGAGCGGTGTTGTTGCGAAGCTCTACGAACTACCCACCAAAGATACTCCGGAAGCCCCCGATGGCGTGGCCATCACGGAAATCAGCAGTAGCAAGAACACGATCTATGTGCTGGCCGTTGCCCGCGAGGAATTCACCCTCCCCGCCCACGAGGTGCGCATTCCCGATCAGTCGCATTCCGAACTGCACCGCCATATCGAGAAGACAAAAAAAGCCCTCGAGGCAAATGCCGCCGCATTCCAGAAGTATGCCGGCGATAAAAAGCTGGTTGATGAAATCGTCGACAAAGCGACCGATGAAGTTCGCTACCAGGAAGTGCAAAAGGGCATGGGCGCCCAGGCCTCCATCATCTACCTGCAAGGCTTCTATCCCGTTGACCGTGAAGACGACATTGCCACCGCCGCCGCCGAACATGGCTGGGGCTACACCTTCGAGGAGGTGGGCGACGATGAACAGCCACCCACCCTGCTGCGCAACCCCAAGTGGGTCAAGCCCATCCAGGCCGTGCTCGATGTGATTGGCGTGGTTCCCGGATACAAGGAGCTGGACGTCAGCGCATTGTTCCTGATCTTCCTAAGCATCTTCTTTGCCTTCCTCATCGGCGATGCCGGCTATGGCCTGCTTTTCATTGGCCTCACGGTGTTCGGCAAGGTGAAGAGCAAAGGCAATGCCGCGGCACAGCCGGGGTTGAACCTGTTGCTGATCATGAGCACCTGCTGTGTCATTTTCGGTGCCCTGACGGGCAATTATTTCGGGATCCCGACGGATTCGCTTCCGGCGCCGCTTCAGCTCCTGGTGAGTGACTTCATGACGGGGATGCAGGCCGACACCGGACTTCGCGATGCCAACGTGTCGGCCAACAACATCATGTTCATCTGCTTCGTGATCGGAGCCGTGCATATCACCATCGCCCACACCTGGAACTTCATCCGCAAGATCAACAGTTTCGCCTGCTTGTCGGATCTGGGTTGGATTCTATCCACCTGGGGATTGTTCTTCCTGGTGCTGGAAATGGTGATCGGAGTGGATGCGATTCCGGTACCCATGATGCCGAAGCCGGTTCTGGGCGGCCTGGTGGGCACGGGGGCCGGCCTGATCCTGATCAGCCTGCTGGCTAGCAAGGCCTATTTCGGCCTCGTCACCCTCGCCCTCGACCTGATCAACAACTTCGTCGACATCATTTCATACGTCCGGCTCTATGCGGTAGGTGCGGCTTCGCTGGCCATTGCCGTGGCGTTCAATGAGATGGCGCTTGGAATCGGCTTCAAAGGACTTGGCTCGATCGGGGCGGCGTTAATCCTGTTCCTGGGACACGGCCTGAACATTATTCTTTGCGCAATGGGTATCCTGGTGCACGGCATCCGCCTGAACACCTTGGAATTTTCCGGGCACGCCGGCGTGGAATGGGGTGGAATCCACTACAATCCGTTTAAGAAGAAGAACGAAACTTTAAATTAA
- a CDS encoding V-type ATP synthase subunit K (produces ATP from ADP in the presence of a proton gradient across the membrane; the K subunit is a nonenzymatic component which binds the dimeric form by interacting with the G and E subunits) — protein MDITAIEAAKMGAAMALGFGAIGSALGTGTAGMAGIGAWKKCYLQGKAAPFILLVFIGAPLSQTIYGMLLMNFILKADPSTAQLGAGIIGGIAMGMSAWYQGKAGAAGSDALAETGQGFGNYLTVLGIVETVALFVMIFIQKAL, from the coding sequence ATGGACATAACAGCAATAGAAGCAGCTAAGATGGGCGCAGCAATGGCTTTGGGATTCGGAGCAATCGGATCCGCGCTTGGAACGGGAACCGCCGGCATGGCCGGTATCGGCGCATGGAAAAAATGCTACCTGCAGGGCAAGGCCGCTCCCTTCATCCTGCTCGTATTCATCGGTGCTCCGCTGTCGCAGACCATTTACGGCATGCTGCTCATGAACTTCATCCTGAAAGCCGACCCGAGCACGGCGCAGCTGGGCGCGGGCATCATCGGCGGTATCGCCATGGGCATGTCCGCCTGGTACCAGGGCAAGGCCGGCGCCGCCGGTTCCGACGCACTGGCCGAAACCGGACAGGGCTTTGGTAACTACCTCACCGTTCTCGGTATCGTGGAAACCGTCGCCCTCTTCGTGATGATCTTCATCCAGAAGGCGCTCTAG
- a CDS encoding rubredoxin-like domain-containing protein: MKKWKCEVCGYIHDGDEVCATCPKCGAPAEKFTALDEKAAALIERSRHTNALHAQLVDLARQIERVCEDGIKDALDPGCVDVFEKCLNASYIQMKLSMTEMQGHMGKGKWG; the protein is encoded by the coding sequence ATGAAGAAATGGAAATGCGAAGTTTGCGGATATATCCATGACGGCGACGAGGTGTGTGCCACCTGCCCGAAATGCGGCGCACCGGCCGAAAAGTTCACGGCGCTGGACGAGAAGGCGGCGGCGCTGATCGAGCGTTCCCGCCATACGAATGCCCTGCACGCGCAGCTGGTGGATCTGGCGCGCCAGATCGAGCGGGTCTGCGAAGACGGCATCAAGGATGCCCTCGATCCGGGATGCGTGGACGTGTTCGAGAAGTGCCTGAACGCATCGTACATCCAGATGAAGCTTTCCATGACCGAAATGCAAGGCCACATGGGCAAAGGCAAGTGGGGGTAG
- a CDS encoding Nif3-like dinuclear metal center hexameric protein, producing the protein MHNAYMNLSTITQTLNEIAPLNLAEEWDNVGLLINPLKPRNVKKVLLTIDLTEAVADEAIAGKTDLIVAYHPILFRPANRLNAENAYDRTVMKLIQKNMAVYSPHTALDAVIGGVNDWLADGVGDGEVSVLQPIPGSDAGQGRLVELRKAVKVKTLAGRIKQHLGLKSLRIAAPAEGASISTIALCAGAGTDAFKGIQADCYLTGEMSHHNVLTATLGGSHVILCEHTNTERGYLPSFAKILRKALGAGVEIVISSKDADPIQMG; encoded by the coding sequence ATGCATAATGCCTACATGAATCTTTCAACCATCACACAAACACTCAACGAGATCGCCCCGCTGAATCTTGCGGAGGAGTGGGACAATGTGGGCTTGCTGATCAATCCGCTGAAGCCGCGGAACGTGAAGAAGGTGCTGCTGACGATCGACCTGACCGAGGCGGTGGCGGACGAAGCCATTGCCGGCAAAACCGACCTGATCGTGGCCTACCACCCGATCCTGTTCCGTCCGGCCAATCGGCTGAATGCTGAAAATGCCTACGACCGCACCGTGATGAAGCTGATCCAGAAAAACATGGCGGTCTATTCCCCGCACACGGCCCTCGATGCGGTGATTGGCGGCGTGAACGACTGGCTGGCCGATGGCGTGGGTGATGGCGAGGTTTCCGTTCTCCAACCGATTCCCGGATCCGATGCCGGCCAAGGACGGCTCGTCGAACTAAGAAAGGCTGTGAAGGTGAAAACGCTTGCCGGTCGCATCAAGCAACATCTGGGGCTGAAAAGCCTGCGGATCGCCGCTCCGGCGGAAGGCGCATCCATTAGCACCATCGCGCTGTGCGCAGGAGCGGGAACTGACGCGTTCAAGGGCATCCAGGCCGACTGCTACCTGACCGGCGAAATGAGCCACCACAACGTGCTGACGGCCACGCTGGGCGGTTCGCACGTCATTCTTTGCGAACATACCAACACCGAACGCGGCTATCTGCCCTCATTCGCAAAGATTCTCAGAAAAGCCCTAGGAGCGGGTGTTGAAATCGTGATTTCCAGCAAGGATGCCGACCCGATTCAGATGGGTTGA
- the purM gene encoding phosphoribosylformylglycinamidine cyclo-ligase has product MAKKKKSAYAEAGVDIDVMMNSLKRIGKKVKATNTSGVVSEIGSFGGLFKSPGKESLLVSSVDGVGTKLKVANMANKHTTVGQDLVNHCVNDILVQGAEPLFFLDYLGAAALDPKVFEDVVGGFCKACKENGMALLGGETAEMPGLYPNGEYDLVGTVVGTVERKKLITGKKIKKGDVLIGLPSTGLQTNGYSLARKVIFETAGKKLSDLVPGTKVTFEKALLAIHKSYLHPVKAVMKKVDIHGMAHITGGGLYDNVPRVLPENVDAQFDRSTWKTPAIYEFIEEQGKVDHEEMYRVFNMGIGYVLMVGKKDVEQTLKILKANKQRAIIVGEVVAGSGKSVLIN; this is encoded by the coding sequence ATGGCTAAAAAGAAAAAATCAGCCTACGCCGAAGCGGGCGTGGATATCGATGTAATGATGAATTCGCTCAAGCGGATCGGCAAAAAGGTTAAGGCCACCAATACCTCGGGCGTGGTTAGCGAAATCGGCTCGTTCGGCGGGTTGTTCAAGTCGCCGGGCAAGGAAAGCCTGCTGGTCAGCAGCGTGGACGGCGTCGGCACCAAGCTGAAGGTGGCCAACATGGCCAACAAGCACACCACGGTCGGGCAGGATCTGGTGAACCACTGCGTGAACGATATCCTCGTCCAGGGTGCGGAACCCCTCTTCTTCCTCGACTATCTCGGGGCTGCGGCACTGGATCCCAAAGTGTTCGAAGACGTGGTCGGCGGCTTCTGCAAGGCCTGCAAGGAAAACGGCATGGCCCTGCTTGGCGGCGAAACCGCCGAAATGCCCGGCCTCTACCCGAACGGCGAATACGACCTCGTCGGAACCGTCGTCGGAACCGTTGAGCGCAAGAAGCTCATCACCGGCAAGAAGATCAAAAAAGGCGATGTCCTGATCGGCCTGCCCTCCACCGGCCTGCAGACCAACGGCTATTCCCTCGCCCGCAAGGTGATCTTTGAAACCGCCGGGAAGAAACTCTCCGATCTGGTTCCGGGCACCAAGGTTACCTTTGAGAAAGCCCTGCTGGCCATCCACAAGAGCTACCTGCACCCGGTCAAAGCCGTCATGAAGAAGGTCGACATCCACGGCATGGCGCACATCACCGGCGGCGGGCTCTACGACAACGTGCCGCGCGTACTGCCCGAAAACGTCGATGCGCAGTTCGACCGCTCCACCTGGAAGACTCCGGCCATCTACGAATTCATCGAAGAACAAGGAAAGGTCGACCACGAAGAAATGTACCGCGTCTTCAACATGGGCATCGGCTATGTGCTGATGGTTGGCAAGAAGGACGTCGAACAGACCTTGAAGATCCTGAAGGCGAACAAGCAACGCGCCATCATCGTCGGCGAAGTGGTTGCGGGCTCCGGCAAATCGGTCTTGATTAATTAA
- a CDS encoding FAD-dependent oxidoreductase: MDRRDFYRTTGSLGLGLLAGQATAAPEKTEVAGFYTEASKKLPVREFDVVVAGGGTAGVIAAIAAARTGAKTILVEGKGYVGGVAVEGGTALHSFYNLWKAFPGVEKRQLVRGIPAEMVDRLTAMGGATGYAEMEKHYAYDSVCTAIDTELYKLNAHEMLDEAGVYVCVNTFLAGAVTEGPRVKGVILESRSGREVVYAKSFVDCTGYADLAAHAGAEYTEPNDYAVVNSMGLGNVDLERYYQFLADRDAVHQLAYGVRSGEPGRIIRIGAEGSQGYPEEFVKGARKIGMSAISTTTQDNYLMFIKMNMKLPVSPTDRDAVAKAELELRKRMKKGVELFRAHIPGFEKAFMTRTSPSLVIRRGRCVACDYDITHEDVIHGMHFDDDVFVYGFHDMAPRFQIANGGSYGIPYRALCVKGLDNLYVSGMMITSDHKAHMSTRNTVSCMGQGQASGTAAALCALNGHDSRSLPYLDLRLALEKGGVYFE; the protein is encoded by the coding sequence ATGGATCGCAGGGATTTTTATAGGACGACCGGATCACTTGGTTTGGGGTTGCTGGCCGGTCAGGCGACGGCCGCCCCGGAAAAGACGGAGGTTGCGGGGTTCTACACCGAAGCCTCCAAAAAACTGCCCGTCCGCGAATTCGATGTGGTGGTGGCGGGGGGCGGCACGGCGGGCGTGATCGCCGCGATCGCCGCGGCGCGGACCGGCGCCAAAACCATCCTGGTGGAAGGCAAGGGCTATGTCGGCGGGGTTGCGGTCGAGGGCGGTACTGCGCTACACAGTTTCTATAATCTCTGGAAGGCGTTTCCGGGCGTTGAAAAGCGGCAACTGGTGCGCGGCATCCCCGCGGAAATGGTCGATCGGTTGACGGCCATGGGCGGTGCGACGGGATATGCCGAAATGGAAAAGCACTATGCGTACGATTCGGTCTGCACGGCGATCGATACCGAACTCTACAAGTTGAACGCGCACGAAATGCTGGATGAGGCGGGCGTCTACGTGTGCGTGAACACCTTCCTCGCGGGCGCGGTGACCGAGGGCCCGCGCGTGAAAGGGGTGATCCTCGAAAGCCGTTCGGGGCGCGAGGTGGTGTATGCCAAGTCGTTCGTCGACTGCACCGGCTATGCCGACCTGGCCGCGCACGCCGGCGCGGAGTATACCGAACCCAACGACTATGCGGTGGTCAACAGCATGGGGCTCGGGAACGTCGACCTGGAACGCTACTACCAATTCCTGGCCGACCGCGACGCCGTCCACCAGCTGGCCTACGGCGTGCGTAGCGGCGAGCCGGGGCGCATCATCCGGATCGGCGCCGAGGGTTCGCAGGGCTATCCCGAGGAGTTCGTCAAAGGCGCGCGTAAGATCGGCATGTCGGCCATCTCGACCACCACGCAGGACAACTATCTGATGTTCATCAAGATGAACATGAAGCTGCCGGTCAGCCCGACCGACCGCGATGCGGTGGCGAAGGCCGAGCTGGAATTGCGCAAGCGCATGAAAAAGGGGGTCGAGCTGTTCCGCGCGCACATCCCCGGCTTCGAGAAAGCGTTCATGACCCGCACCAGCCCCTCGCTCGTTATCCGCCGCGGTCGCTGCGTCGCCTGCGACTACGACATCACGCACGAGGACGTGATCCATGGCATGCATTTCGACGACGACGTCTTCGTGTATGGATTCCACGACATGGCGCCGCGCTTCCAGATCGCCAACGGCGGAAGCTACGGCATCCCATACCGCGCGCTCTGCGTGAAGGGGCTGGACAACCTCTATGTGTCCGGGATGATGATCACCTCCGACCATAAGGCGCACATGTCGACCCGCAACACGGTCAGCTGCATGGGGCAGGGGCAGGCCAGCGGAACGGCCGCCGCCCTCTGCGCGCTGAATGGCCACGATTCCAGATCGTTGCCCTACTTGGACTTGCGCCTGGCCCTGGAAAAGGGCGGCGTCTATTTTGAATAG
- a CDS encoding DEAD/DEAH box helicase produces the protein MEDFCLEAVAEKQGTPFGVLSLLSLPTERFAKNYFYAGTTGPVHCLRLEFEYDGVRIPPDHPKALIDCGGEKVRRNRDAELKLSALLDLPPLQNLTKVYHWVDKSDPRSGWKSCRTEQEWLLFVELTLPVLEAQGWRIEMDASFELSVHSPEGWYVDLEETAGGSFHAKVGFELSNRRINILPFLLERLHGGKPLDYLLLDDGRRVSIPPERIDLLTASLLELLDKDALKAGGESVEIPWIRAMELARLRDLEDFQAELPEVLKEKAARLALVTDAPKVRKPRALKADLRDYQRQGLNWLQLLRDAGFGAVLADDMGLGKTVQALAHILVEKQAGRMDAPCLIVAPTSVLYNWEAEAKKFAPSLNVHVSHGAGRADHFEDFANHDLIVTSYPLLARDGEELLKHRFHLLILDEAQFIRNHKTIAARIVRLFDAHQRIALTGTPLENNLDELWSLFSFVMPGLLGTHGVFRRYFRWPIERAGNGVVRGVLARRIAPFTLRRTKDEVVKELPPKTEMIHRIELTLAQKELYETVRAASEDRVREAVKGKGLARSHIIVLDALLKMRQVCCHPQLLKLESARDIFESAKLEALREMLHEMVPEGRRVLIFSQFTSMLKLIEDTLKEHGVDYVKITGSTKDRKTPVADFQAGKVPVFLISLKAGGTGLNLTAADTVIHFDPWWNPAAESQATDRAYRIGQDKPVFVYKFIASGTVEETILEMQERKRGLIDGLLGDQKEALAKWGEADLDDLFKPLESESGKIWKR, from the coding sequence ATGGAAGATTTCTGCTTAGAGGCCGTAGCCGAGAAGCAGGGCACTCCGTTTGGGGTGCTTTCGCTTTTATCGCTGCCAACGGAGCGGTTCGCGAAGAACTATTTCTATGCCGGGACGACCGGTCCGGTGCATTGTCTTCGGCTGGAGTTTGAATACGACGGCGTCCGCATTCCGCCCGATCACCCCAAGGCACTGATCGATTGCGGCGGGGAAAAGGTGCGTCGCAACCGCGATGCCGAGCTGAAGCTATCGGCTTTGCTGGATCTGCCGCCGCTGCAGAACCTGACGAAGGTGTATCATTGGGTCGACAAATCCGATCCGCGCAGCGGTTGGAAAAGCTGCAGGACGGAGCAGGAATGGTTGCTGTTTGTCGAGCTGACCCTTCCGGTCCTGGAGGCGCAGGGCTGGCGGATCGAGATGGATGCCTCGTTCGAGCTTTCAGTCCATTCGCCGGAAGGCTGGTACGTCGATCTGGAGGAAACCGCCGGTGGGTCGTTCCATGCGAAGGTTGGTTTCGAACTGTCCAACCGGCGCATCAACATTCTTCCGTTTTTGCTGGAACGGCTGCACGGCGGTAAGCCGCTGGACTATTTGCTGCTCGACGACGGGCGGCGGGTGTCGATCCCGCCGGAGCGCATCGACCTGCTGACGGCCTCGCTGCTGGAGCTGCTCGACAAGGATGCGCTGAAGGCCGGCGGCGAGTCGGTCGAAATACCATGGATCCGCGCCATGGAGCTGGCGCGTCTGCGGGACCTGGAGGATTTCCAGGCGGAGCTGCCCGAGGTGCTCAAGGAAAAGGCGGCGCGGTTGGCCCTGGTGACCGATGCCCCCAAGGTGCGCAAACCGCGCGCGTTGAAGGCCGACCTGCGCGACTATCAGCGGCAAGGGCTCAATTGGCTTCAACTCCTGCGCGATGCGGGCTTCGGCGCCGTGCTGGCCGACGACATGGGGCTGGGTAAAACCGTGCAGGCGCTCGCGCATATTCTGGTGGAAAAGCAGGCCGGGCGGATGGATGCCCCGTGCCTGATCGTGGCACCGACCAGCGTGCTCTACAACTGGGAGGCCGAGGCAAAAAAGTTTGCCCCGTCGCTCAACGTTCATGTTTCGCATGGCGCGGGACGCGCCGACCATTTCGAGGATTTCGCGAACCATGATCTGATTGTCACCTCCTATCCGCTGCTGGCGCGCGACGGCGAGGAACTGCTTAAGCATCGTTTCCATTTGCTGATTCTCGACGAGGCGCAGTTTATCCGCAACCACAAGACGATTGCCGCGCGCATCGTCCGCCTGTTCGATGCGCACCAGCGCATCGCGCTGACGGGGACGCCGCTGGAAAACAACCTCGACGAGCTGTGGTCGCTCTTCTCCTTCGTGATGCCGGGGCTGCTCGGAACGCACGGCGTATTCCGCCGATATTTCCGATGGCCGATAGAACGGGCGGGCAACGGCGTGGTGCGCGGCGTGCTGGCGCGGCGGATTGCTCCGTTCACGCTGCGCCGCACCAAGGACGAGGTGGTCAAGGAGCTGCCGCCTAAAACGGAAATGATCCACCGCATTGAGCTGACGCTGGCGCAGAAGGAACTCTACGAAACCGTCCGCGCCGCATCCGAAGACCGCGTGCGCGAGGCCGTCAAGGGCAAGGGGCTGGCACGCTCGCACATCATTGTTTTGGATGCGTTGCTGAAAATGCGGCAGGTCTGCTGCCATCCGCAGCTGCTCAAGCTCGAATCTGCCCGGGATATTTTTGAATCCGCCAAGCTCGAAGCCCTTCGCGAAATGCTGCACGAGATGGTTCCGGAAGGCCGCCGCGTGCTGATCTTTTCGCAGTTCACCTCCATGCTCAAGCTGATCGAGGACACGCTCAAGGAACACGGCGTGGACTACGTCAAGATTACGGGCAGCACGAAGGATCGCAAGACGCCCGTCGCCGATTTCCAGGCGGGGAAGGTGCCGGTGTTTCTGATCAGCCTCAAGGCGGGCGGAACGGGACTCAACCTCACTGCCGCCGATACCGTCATTCATTTTGATCCGTGGTGGAACCCGGCGGCGGAGAGCCAGGCGACCGACCGGGCCTACCGCATTGGGCAGGACAAGCCGGTCTTTGTCTACAAGTTCATTGCCTCCGGCACCGTCGAGGAAACCATCCTCGAGATGCAGGAAAGGAAAAGAGGGTTGATCGACGGACTGCTCGGCGACCAGAAGGAGGCGCTCGCCAAATGGGGCGAAGCCGACCTCGATGATTTGTTCAAGCCGTTGGAATCGGAGTCGGGGAAAATATGGAAAAGATGA